CACGAAGTCACGCGACGCCACGCGCTGGCGGTACGCCTCCCACTCGGCGTCGGTCCGATCACGCCGCTCCAAGTACTCCGCGCGCAGGCGCGTGGCGGCCGCATCGGCGCGGTCCGCGCCCAGGAAGTGCCGCGCCGTGCGCTGCACGCGCGCGAGGTCGTGGTTCCACTGCTGGGCGAACTCCATCGCCTCGACCGCGCTGGAGGCGTCGCGCGCGAGCGCGTCGGCCTCCATCAGCGTGGGCTGGGTGTGGCGGTACGCATCGCAGTCGCGGCAGACGGCGAGCTCGTGACGCACGAGCGGGCCCGCCACGTCGACACGGAGGTACGCGGCCTCGCGCGAGCCGAGGCCGTAGGCGATATGCGCGTTGCAGCGCGCGCACTCGGTGAGCACGCGGACGGTGCCACCGGGTCGACGGCGTGTCATACACCCACCGCCACCGGCGAAGCCGGCATCTCGTCCCATGTACGGCCGTCGAGCTCTCGACCCGCGCGCACCTTCCCGAGGCGGAACATCATGCGAGCGTGCCCGCATGTCGGATCGGTCACGTACTGGTGCGCAGCGTTGTGCGCGATCGCCGCCTCGAGCACGCGCGGGTCAGCGTCGTCGGCGATCCACTCGCCCCACTGTTTGAAGAAGAATGGGACACCCGCGCAGGCACACTGGTCCCGCAGCGCGCGCGCCCATGCCGGGTGCATCGGGCGCGCACGCGGCCCACTCTCGCCGCCGACGATGACCCAGTCCACGCCGGCGTCGGTCCACTGGTGCAGCCCGTGCCGGTCGCGCGCGTCGAAGGTGATGAACGACTGATCGGCGACGTACTTCCGCACCGCACCCAGGTCGACCGGGCCTAACAGCGGCTCCATGGAGAGGAATCGCACCGCCGCCGGCGTGTCGAGCAGCAGGTGGATCCGCGCATCGGCCGCCGCCTGGTCTTCCACCGAGACGCCGAGCCACACGTTCGGCAGCGCGCCGCGCGCGAAGCGCTCTGCTACGGCGTTCACCTGGGCAAGCGAGAACGCTTGCCCGAGGAACGTGCCTGTGAGCAGCTCAGCCGCACCGAGCTGTGATCCGTAGCGTTCGCGCAGAGTCGCGCACCAGGTCTGCATGCGCGCGGGCCGCTTCGTGAGCACCTGGAAGACGTGGCGCTCGGCGAGCGCCATGACGGCGAAGATCGCCGCGAGCTGCTCGTCGGTGACCCCGTCGTGGAAGAGGTCGGACATGCTGTTCACGAACACGCGCCGCGGCCGCTGCCAGCGCAGCGGATCCGCGAGGTGCTCCGGGATGAACCGCACCTCACCCGTCCAGCGCGCCTCACCGCTTGATGTGCGCCGAGCAAGGCCCTCGTACGGCTGCCCCGCGCCGCTGAACCGAGCCGCGACGGTCTCCGCGTAGCAGTGGCGGCAGCCCTCGGACACGCGCGAACACCCGCGGATTGGATTCCACGTCGCGTCGGTCCACTCGATCCCCGTGCGATCACCCATGCGTCGGCCTCGCTGTTTCGTGGCTCATGCCGCGGACTGGTCCCGATACGCCTTCAGCTGCTTCTTCCACGGGCTGTGCTCCGGGTGGTACTTCGGCGGCCGCCCAGGCGGCTTCCAGGCGATCGGCTCGCCGCACTTGGCGCACACCGGCGCCGGCCGCACCGGGTGCAGCCGGTAGTAGCGCTCGAGCGCCTGCCGCCGCTTCTTCTCGGCGCGCTCGGGCCGCGCGTTGGCGCGCATGTAGCCGGCGACGTAGCCCGGCGTCCGCTTCAGGTGGTAGCGCCGGCGGTGACGCTTTCGCGCCTCGGGATGCGCGGCCTCCCATTCCTTGCGCCGCGCCTTCCGCCGCTCACGGAACGCCCGGTCCGTGCGCCACCGCTTCCGCCACTGCGCGTTCTTGCGCTTCCGGATCTCCGGGTCCTCCTCCGAGCGACGTCGCGACGTCGCGCGCGCGGCCGCGGCGCACTCGGCGCAGCGAATCGCCCTGCCGATCGCGCCGTACACTGGGCGGGGGCAGTCGCGGCACAGCCCAGCGAGGCGCCGCTCGCACCGCGGGCAGCGTGTGACGACCGCGCCACCCGGCTGGACGTCGTGCTCGAGCAGTCCCCCGCAGAACCGGAA
The window above is part of the Gemmatirosa kalamazoonensis genome. Proteins encoded here:
- a CDS encoding DUF5131 family protein: MGDRTGIEWTDATWNPIRGCSRVSEGCRHCYAETVAARFSGAGQPYEGLARRTSSGEARWTGEVRFIPEHLADPLRWQRPRRVFVNSMSDLFHDGVTDEQLAAIFAVMALAERHVFQVLTKRPARMQTWCATLRERYGSQLGAAELLTGTFLGQAFSLAQVNAVAERFARGALPNVWLGVSVEDQAAADARIHLLLDTPAAVRFLSMEPLLGPVDLGAVRKYVADQSFITFDARDRHGLHQWTDAGVDWVIVGGESGPRARPMHPAWARALRDQCACAGVPFFFKQWGEWIADDADPRVLEAAIAHNAAHQYVTDPTCGHARMMFRLGKVRAGRELDGRTWDEMPASPVAVGV